The DNA sequence AAGTACAACAGTCTCCGCATCGGTTACTGACGGAGCAACAGACGACGGCGCAAACGTCTACGTTTGGGTCGACATCAACAACAACGGTGTCCTCAACACGGGCGAACCTAACGCGTCCGCTACGAGTTCGGACGGTTCCACCGTTGACGTCGGCGACATCGACGTGAGCGACGTCTCGGATGGTACCTACGACGTCAA is a window from the Haloferax marinisediminis genome containing:
- a CDS encoding surface glycoprotein; the protein is MVFSVFAGTVALSGSAAADASDISLNGTTAGTAVTVEKSASGSTTVSASVTDGATDDGANVYVWVDINNNGVLNTGEPNASATSSDGSTVDVGDIDVSDVSDGTYDV